The proteins below come from a single Parageobacillus thermoglucosidasius genomic window:
- a CDS encoding DeoR/GlpR family DNA-binding transcription regulator has translation MLTEERHRIILELLAEKEVVKLQELVEATNSSESTIRRDLTQLEKEKKLRRIHGGATLLQKKREELSVLEKSTKHRQEKKRIAEYAASLVQNGDCIYLDAGTTTFEMIPHLHGKDIVVVTNGIMHLDMLLEYDIPTYLLGGFVKKKTKALIGRGALQALQSYSFDKCFIGANGVHYEYGYTTPDPEEAMVKQTAMQLSQKAYVLADHSKLNESAFAKIAELHEAVLITDELAEEWLEPYKAKTAVEVVAK, from the coding sequence TTGCTCACAGAGGAACGCCACCGCATTATATTGGAGCTTCTTGCAGAAAAAGAAGTGGTAAAGCTGCAAGAATTAGTTGAGGCGACCAATTCGTCGGAGTCAACGATTCGCCGCGATTTAACGCAGCTGGAAAAAGAGAAAAAATTGCGGCGCATTCACGGTGGTGCAACATTGCTGCAAAAGAAGCGGGAAGAATTAAGCGTCTTGGAAAAATCAACAAAACATAGGCAAGAAAAGAAACGGATTGCCGAATATGCGGCAAGTCTTGTGCAGAACGGCGATTGCATTTATTTGGACGCTGGGACAACGACGTTCGAAATGATTCCACATCTGCATGGCAAAGATATCGTTGTTGTGACAAACGGTATTATGCATCTTGATATGCTTTTAGAATACGACATTCCGACATATTTGCTCGGCGGCTTTGTGAAAAAGAAAACAAAAGCGCTTATTGGCCGCGGTGCGCTGCAGGCATTGCAAAGCTACAGCTTTGATAAATGTTTTATCGGCGCAAACGGCGTTCACTATGAATATGGATATACAACACCCGACCCGGAAGAGGCAATGGTAAAACAAACAGCAATGCAATTATCCCAAAAGGCGTATGTGCTTGCTGACCATTCTAAACTTAATGAAAGTGCATTCGCGAAAATTGCTGAACTCCACGAAGCGGTGTTGATTACAGATGAATTGGCTGAAGAATGGCTGGAACCATACAAAGCAAAAACAGCAGTAGAGGTTGTGGCAAAATGA
- the pfkB gene encoding 1-phosphofructokinase encodes MIYTCTLNPSVDYIVHVDELRVGELNRAVKTLTFPGGKGINVSRVLKRLGVESTALGFIGGFTGSFIIEQLQNENIACDFVEVPGNTRINVKLKSGTETEINGQGPVIEPKYEEALIKKMQALTENDVVVLAGSVPSSSSPDIYEQIIEEAKKRKAKVVVDTSGPALKQLLARKPFLAKPNHKELAELFETSLHSKDEIIVYGRRLVELGVENVIVSMAGNGAFYFNKEMALFAEAPKGTVKNSVGAGDSMVAGFLAAYTSGKSVEEAFAYSVASGSATAFSEDLCTKDCVEQLVHEVNIMSF; translated from the coding sequence ATGATTTATACCTGTACATTAAACCCATCTGTTGATTATATCGTTCATGTTGATGAACTTCGCGTTGGCGAGTTAAATCGTGCGGTGAAAACATTGACATTCCCCGGCGGAAAAGGGATCAATGTCTCGCGTGTGCTCAAGCGGCTCGGTGTAGAGAGCACGGCGTTAGGATTTATCGGCGGATTTACCGGCTCATTTATTATCGAACAATTGCAAAACGAAAACATTGCCTGCGATTTTGTCGAAGTGCCGGGAAATACTCGCATTAATGTGAAGTTAAAGTCGGGGACAGAGACGGAAATTAACGGCCAAGGGCCGGTGATTGAGCCGAAATATGAAGAAGCGTTAATCAAAAAAATGCAAGCTTTAACCGAAAACGATGTGGTTGTCCTTGCGGGAAGTGTGCCGTCTTCTTCGTCTCCGGACATTTACGAGCAAATCATTGAAGAAGCTAAAAAAAGAAAAGCAAAAGTCGTTGTTGATACAAGCGGCCCGGCGCTAAAACAGCTGCTTGCGCGGAAACCATTTTTGGCAAAACCAAACCATAAAGAATTAGCGGAATTATTTGAGACAAGCCTTCATTCGAAAGACGAGATTATCGTTTATGGCCGCCGGTTAGTGGAATTGGGAGTGGAAAACGTCATCGTTTCGATGGCGGGAAATGGAGCTTTCTATTTTAATAAAGAAATGGCATTGTTTGCCGAGGCGCCGAAAGGAACGGTAAAAAATTCCGTTGGTGCCGGCGATTCGATGGTGGCGGGATTTCTTGCCGCATATACAAGCGGAAAAAGTGTGGAAGAAGCGTTTGCTTATAGTGTTGCATCTGGGAGCGCAACGGCGTTTTCCGAAGATTTATGCACAAAAGACTGTGTCGAACAGCTGGTGCATGAAGTAAATATCATGAGTTTCTAA
- a CDS encoding PTS fructose transporter subunit IIABC — MKITDLLTKETMILHLQAKTKEEVIDELVAKLQEAGILRDAQAFKEAIFAREAQSTTGVGDGIAIPHAKTAAVKRPAVAFGRSDSGIDYDALDGKPSRLFFMIAAPEGADNTHLEALARLSAMLMDSSFRLRVESASSEEEIIRLIAEKEEEETQETKHAASSTAKRQKVIAVTACPTGIAHTYMAADALKAKAAEMDVEIKVETNGSSGVKNKLTEQDIADAVAVIVAADKQVEMERFKGKHVIQVPVAQAIHQPKELIEQALRQDAPIYQGSGTKEAAMEGKARTGFYKHLMNGVSNMLPFVVGGGILIAISFIFGIKAFDPKDPSYHPIAKALMDIGGGNAFALMIPVLAGFIAMSIADRPGFAPGMVGGFMAANGGAGFLGGLIAGFLAGYLVVGLKKLFSRLPQSLEGIKPVLLYPLFGIFITGIIMMYVVIDPVKALNEALKHWLENMGTANLVLLGAILGGMMAVDMGGPINKAAFTFGIAMIDAGNYAPHAAIMAGGMVPPLGLALATTFFKKKFTKAEREAGKTCYIMGATFITEGAIPFAAADPVRVIPSIIAGSAVSGALTMLFKIGLPAPHGGIFVIPIVKGNPLLYVLAILIGAAVTALMVGLWKKDVEE; from the coding sequence ATGAAAATTACCGATTTGTTGACAAAAGAGACGATGATTCTTCATCTTCAAGCGAAAACAAAAGAAGAAGTGATTGATGAACTTGTCGCAAAATTGCAAGAAGCAGGAATATTGCGCGATGCACAAGCGTTTAAAGAAGCAATTTTTGCGCGTGAAGCGCAAAGCACGACCGGTGTCGGCGATGGGATTGCCATTCCGCATGCGAAAACAGCTGCGGTAAAGCGGCCTGCCGTAGCGTTTGGCCGTTCCGACAGCGGCATTGATTATGATGCGCTTGATGGTAAACCAAGCCGTTTGTTTTTTATGATCGCGGCGCCGGAAGGAGCGGATAATACACATTTGGAAGCGCTTGCCCGTTTATCGGCGATGTTAATGGATTCCTCTTTCCGCTTACGGGTTGAAAGCGCTTCAAGCGAAGAGGAAATTATTCGGCTTATTGCAGAAAAAGAGGAAGAAGAAACGCAAGAAACAAAACATGCGGCATCTTCAACGGCGAAGCGCCAGAAAGTGATTGCTGTTACCGCCTGTCCGACGGGAATCGCTCATACGTATATGGCGGCGGATGCTTTAAAGGCGAAGGCAGCGGAAATGGATGTTGAAATAAAAGTGGAAACAAACGGTTCTAGCGGTGTGAAAAATAAGTTGACCGAACAAGATATCGCAGATGCGGTTGCCGTCATTGTCGCAGCAGATAAGCAAGTGGAAATGGAACGGTTCAAGGGAAAACATGTCATTCAAGTGCCGGTTGCCCAAGCGATTCACCAACCAAAAGAGTTAATTGAACAAGCTCTCCGGCAAGATGCGCCGATTTATCAAGGAAGCGGCACGAAAGAAGCAGCAATGGAAGGAAAAGCGCGCACAGGATTTTATAAACATTTAATGAACGGAGTTTCCAACATGCTTCCGTTCGTTGTCGGCGGCGGTATTTTAATTGCGATATCGTTTATCTTCGGCATTAAAGCGTTTGATCCGAAAGATCCGTCGTATCATCCAATCGCGAAAGCGCTCATGGATATCGGTGGCGGAAACGCGTTTGCGCTGATGATTCCGGTGCTTGCCGGTTTCATTGCGATGAGCATTGCCGATCGCCCGGGGTTTGCGCCGGGAATGGTAGGCGGTTTCATGGCGGCAAACGGCGGAGCTGGATTTTTAGGCGGATTAATCGCCGGATTTCTCGCCGGGTATTTAGTCGTTGGCTTGAAAAAACTATTCAGCCGTTTGCCACAGTCGCTTGAGGGGATCAAACCAGTGTTGCTTTATCCGCTTTTTGGCATTTTCATTACAGGGATTATTATGATGTATGTTGTCATCGATCCAGTAAAAGCGTTAAATGAAGCGCTGAAGCATTGGCTTGAAAATATGGGAACGGCAAACTTAGTTTTGCTTGGCGCGATTCTTGGCGGCATGATGGCGGTCGATATGGGCGGACCGATTAACAAAGCGGCCTTTACGTTTGGGATTGCGATGATTGATGCCGGCAACTATGCTCCGCACGCGGCGATCATGGCTGGAGGAATGGTGCCGCCGTTAGGGCTGGCGCTTGCAACGACATTCTTTAAAAAGAAATTTACAAAGGCGGAACGTGAAGCTGGAAAGACATGTTATATCATGGGGGCGACATTTATCACAGAAGGGGCGATTCCGTTCGCGGCAGCCGATCCTGTGCGCGTCATCCCATCGATTATTGCCGGTTCGGCGGTGAGCGGGGCGCTGACGATGCTGTTTAAAATCGGCCTTCCGGCTCCGCACGGCGGAATTTTCGTTATTCCGATTGTCAAAGGGAACCCTTTATTATACGTATTAGCGATTTTAATAGGCGCAGCCGTTACTGCCTTGATGGTTGGTCTGTGGAAAAAAGACGTAGAAGAATAA
- a CDS encoding permease — MVKTFLQLNTIFISILIEALPFVVLGVFISGIIQMFVTEEMVRKWLPKNKGLAVICATLIGALFPACECGIVPITRRLVAKGVPLYAAIPFMLTGPVINPVVLFSTYIAFGSSWTMVLYRSIFACIVAVIIGFVISVQYKDSQLRKEETVHPALLKSWKEKWVGTLQHTIDEFFTTGKYLIIGAFFASVMQTYVKTSTLLAVGQGKVSSIVVMMALAFVLSLCSEADAFIASSFQNMFPFGALAAFLVYGPMLDIKNTLMLLQSFKTRFVLMLIMYITIFVFIGSLFI; from the coding sequence ATGGTGAAGACATTTCTTCAGCTCAATACGATATTCATTAGTATTTTAATAGAAGCGCTGCCGTTTGTTGTACTCGGTGTGTTTATTTCAGGGATTATCCAAATGTTTGTTACGGAAGAAATGGTCAGAAAATGGCTGCCGAAAAATAAAGGGTTGGCCGTCATTTGTGCAACGTTGATAGGGGCGTTATTTCCTGCCTGCGAATGCGGGATCGTTCCCATAACCCGAAGATTAGTAGCCAAAGGAGTGCCTTTGTATGCGGCAATTCCGTTTATGTTAACGGGGCCTGTCATTAATCCGGTTGTATTATTTTCGACATATATTGCATTTGGAAGCAGTTGGACGATGGTGTTATACCGGTCTATTTTTGCTTGTATCGTCGCGGTCATCATCGGTTTTGTCATATCCGTGCAATATAAAGATAGCCAGTTGCGAAAGGAAGAAACCGTTCATCCCGCTTTGCTGAAATCGTGGAAAGAAAAATGGGTTGGCACATTGCAACATACGATTGACGAGTTCTTTACGACAGGCAAATATTTGATTATTGGCGCATTTTTTGCATCGGTGATGCAAACGTATGTGAAAACATCAACATTGCTTGCGGTTGGCCAAGGAAAAGTGTCTTCCATTGTTGTCATGATGGCGCTTGCCTTTGTGCTATCATTATGTTCAGAAGCGGATGCGTTTATTGCTTCGTCGTTTCAAAATATGTTCCCGTTTGGCGCGCTCGCAGCGTTTCTTGTATATGGACCGATGCTGGATATCAAAAATACGTTGATGCTGTTGCAGTCGTTTAAGACCCGTTTTGTGCTTATGCTTATTATGTATATTACGATATTTGTATTTATCGGTTCGTTGTTCATTTAA
- a CDS encoding TIGR03943 family putative permease subunit has product MVRMYILLGFSFLFFHLYITGEISKYINMRYSYLSFSAIFVFAFLTIVQLIFASRKEKHEHCHDDGCCHDHKEQARWKRIANYMIFIFPIASALLLPVATLDSDMVKAKGFHIRGFATKSDDPFVQRQFLRPDTSIYYGADDYDDMIRKELKKFSKTSHLVLNEENYLSAMETIYQFPGQFDDRDIEFAGFVYHDETAKKTQLFVLRFGIIHCVADSGVYGLLTEFPGNPHLANDEWIHVKGKLSTIYYQPYNATIPYVKVKSWHKIDKPKEPYVFRKYDQ; this is encoded by the coding sequence ATGGTGCGAATGTATATTTTGCTTGGTTTTTCGTTTTTGTTTTTTCATTTATATATTACGGGGGAAATTAGCAAATATATTAATATGCGCTATTCTTATTTGTCATTTAGCGCCATTTTTGTATTCGCTTTTTTGACCATCGTCCAGCTTATTTTCGCCAGCCGTAAAGAGAAACATGAACATTGCCACGATGATGGATGTTGTCACGATCATAAGGAACAAGCGCGATGGAAACGGATCGCCAATTATATGATATTTATTTTTCCAATCGCCTCCGCGCTGCTTCTTCCCGTAGCGACGCTTGATTCGGATATGGTGAAAGCGAAAGGCTTTCATATACGCGGGTTCGCGACAAAAAGCGACGACCCGTTTGTCCAACGGCAATTTTTACGTCCAGATACAAGCATTTATTACGGAGCCGATGACTATGACGACATGATAAGAAAAGAACTGAAAAAATTTTCAAAAACATCACATCTCGTATTGAATGAGGAAAACTATTTAAGTGCGATGGAAACGATCTATCAATTCCCAGGCCAGTTTGATGATCGGGACATCGAATTTGCCGGGTTTGTCTATCATGATGAGACGGCGAAAAAAACGCAGCTGTTTGTTCTGCGCTTTGGCATTATCCACTGTGTGGCTGATTCGGGAGTGTACGGGCTTTTAACAGAGTTTCCCGGTAATCCTCATTTAGCGAATGATGAGTGGATTCATGTGAAAGGAAAGCTCTCCACCATTTATTATCAGCCGTATAATGCGACAATTCCTTATGTTAAAGTAAAATCATGGCATAAAATCGATAAACCGAAAGAACCGTACGTATTTCGGAAGTATGACCAATAG
- a CDS encoding MBL fold metallo-hydrolase, whose protein sequence is MKRYENLDGVSTTKTFADFRRWQKERRSKKKDLSYQVPHADPPQYPLLHTNHDRTLLSWVGHSTFVIQLNGITIVTDPVWATRMGTAKRLTKPGIAPNEMPEVDVVLISHGHYDHLHFPSIRQLKGTPHMFVPVGLGRLFRRKGYKQVTEFEWWETQSFHGVAFTFVPAQHWTRRTLWDMNTSHWGGWVMQAKEKPTIYFAGDSGYFRGFREIGERFAVDYALLPIGAYEPEWFMGPQHVTPEEAVQAFFDCQANYFVPMHYGAFRLADDTPKEALDRLLAEWERRGLEESRLKCLKLGEVLDCDIR, encoded by the coding sequence ATGAAGAGATACGAAAACTTAGACGGTGTTTCCACCACCAAAACGTTTGCCGATTTCCGCCGCTGGCAAAAGGAACGGAGAAGCAAAAAGAAAGACTTGTCCTATCAAGTTCCCCATGCCGACCCGCCGCAATATCCGCTTCTTCACACCAACCATGATCGGACATTGCTGTCTTGGGTCGGGCATTCTACGTTTGTCATTCAGCTAAACGGCATCACCATCGTCACCGATCCGGTATGGGCGACGCGCATGGGAACGGCCAAACGGCTTACGAAACCTGGCATTGCGCCGAATGAAATGCCTGAAGTCGATGTCGTGCTTATTTCTCATGGGCACTATGATCATTTGCATTTTCCGAGCATTCGCCAATTGAAAGGAACGCCACACATGTTCGTTCCTGTCGGGCTTGGCCGTTTATTCCGGCGAAAAGGGTATAAGCAAGTGACGGAGTTCGAATGGTGGGAAACACAATCATTTCACGGTGTCGCCTTTACATTTGTTCCCGCGCAGCATTGGACAAGACGGACATTATGGGATATGAATACATCCCACTGGGGCGGCTGGGTGATGCAGGCGAAAGAAAAACCGACGATCTATTTTGCCGGCGATAGCGGCTATTTCCGCGGCTTCCGCGAGATTGGCGAACGCTTTGCGGTCGATTATGCGCTTCTGCCGATCGGCGCGTATGAACCGGAATGGTTTATGGGGCCGCAGCACGTCACTCCCGAAGAAGCGGTACAAGCCTTTTTCGATTGCCAGGCAAACTACTTTGTTCCAATGCACTATGGTGCATTTCGCCTCGCCGACGACACGCCGAAAGAAGCGCTCGACCGTTTGCTTGCTGAATGGGAACGGCGCGGTTTGGAGGAAAGCAGATTAAAATGTTTAAAACTTGGTGAAGTGCTTGATTGTGATATACGTTAA
- a CDS encoding secondary thiamine-phosphate synthase enzyme YjbQ, whose product MLQSFTIQTAKRDEMVDITSFVEQTVRQSGVTEGFAIVYCPHTTAGITINENADPDVKRDMMRRFDETYPWEHPLDRHMEGNTAAHMKASTVGASQHVIITNGKLLLGRWQGIYFCEYDGPRRRTFYVKVVEG is encoded by the coding sequence ATGCTGCAATCATTTACGATCCAAACGGCAAAGCGCGATGAAATGGTGGACATCACTTCATTCGTCGAACAAACGGTCCGCCAATCGGGGGTGACAGAAGGATTCGCCATTGTTTATTGTCCGCATACGACCGCGGGAATTACGATTAACGAAAACGCCGATCCTGATGTGAAGCGGGATATGATGCGCCGTTTTGATGAAACGTACCCGTGGGAACATCCGCTTGACCGTCATATGGAAGGGAATACAGCGGCGCATATGAAGGCAAGCACAGTCGGTGCATCGCAGCACGTCATTATTACAAACGGCAAGCTTCTGTTGGGAAGATGGCAAGGAATTTATTTTTGCGAATACGACGGCCCGCGCCGGCGGACGTTTTATGTGAAAGTTGTCGAGGGGTAA
- the map gene encoding type I methionyl aminopeptidase produces the protein MIHVKTEREIKLMHEAGKLLAACHQEIARLIKPGITTMEIDRFVETFLAKHGAKPEQKGYRGYPYATCASINDEICHGFPRNEPLKDGDIVTIDFVVNLHGALADSAWTYAVGNVSEEVKKLLYVTEQSLYKGIEQAVIGNRIGDIGHAIQTYVEANGFSVVRDFTGHGIGPTIHEEPYIPHFGEKGKGLRLKEGMVITIEPMVNVGAWQSKMDNNGWTARTVDGSYSAQYEHTIAITKNGPLILTALS, from the coding sequence ATGATTCATGTGAAAACAGAAAGAGAAATAAAATTAATGCACGAAGCAGGAAAGTTATTGGCAGCTTGCCATCAAGAAATCGCCCGGCTCATCAAACCGGGAATTACCACAATGGAGATCGACCGTTTTGTGGAAACATTTTTAGCAAAACACGGGGCCAAGCCGGAACAAAAAGGATATCGAGGCTATCCTTACGCGACATGCGCCTCCATCAATGATGAAATTTGCCACGGATTTCCGCGCAATGAGCCGCTAAAAGACGGGGATATCGTAACGATCGATTTTGTTGTAAACTTGCATGGGGCGCTTGCTGACTCCGCATGGACATATGCGGTCGGAAATGTCAGTGAAGAAGTGAAAAAGCTGCTTTATGTGACAGAACAATCTCTATATAAAGGGATTGAGCAAGCGGTGATTGGCAATCGCATTGGCGATATCGGCCATGCGATCCAAACATACGTCGAAGCAAATGGCTTTTCCGTCGTCCGCGATTTTACCGGACACGGAATTGGCCCGACGATTCACGAAGAACCGTATATTCCTCACTTTGGTGAAAAAGGGAAAGGGTTGCGGCTCAAAGAAGGAATGGTCATAACGATTGAACCGATGGTTAACGTTGGCGCATGGCAAAGCAAAATGGACAATAACGGCTGGACGGCAAGAACGGTCGATGGTTCTTATTCCGCACAATATGAACATACGATCGCGATTACGAAAAACGGCCCGCTTATTTTGACGGCGCTTTCCTAA
- a CDS encoding ATP-binding protein — protein MLSILKDFLLNLFFILIPIFIVPIWIEEKNIPKHIKRHLLTVCFALVIILCMTIPVDADREFISDLRQIPLWLGSLYKGAATSMFLCLVTIGYRSLFGGTGFFVTVIISLFIMVIGIALEKKFLALSSKHRVLLATALCTFSGILSIVLAQTFHRIPLSSDISLAYLSVQPICMLITCSLKEMIYKNIALRKRIIRAEKMEAVSHLAASISHEIRNPLTAARGFMQLLEQHHLSPEKRKQYVRIAIEELDRAEAIITDYLTFAKPAPESIEKLNVKTEIERVIDLLRPLANMNSVEVKTTLAPFTIIGEREKFRQCLLNIMKNAIEAMPNGGVLQIYVSIEKQHVLIRITDTGIGMTKEQIERLGEPYFTTKGIKGTGLGMMVVYRIIESMNGTIHIKSEIHKGTEVSIYLPLSSNLHDLTNEEKKLFMAL, from the coding sequence ATGCTTAGTATTTTAAAAGATTTTTTGCTTAATTTATTCTTTATTCTTATTCCGATTTTTATTGTTCCGATATGGATAGAAGAAAAGAATATTCCTAAACATATCAAGCGCCATTTGCTTACTGTTTGTTTCGCACTTGTCATTATTTTATGTATGACCATTCCCGTCGATGCAGACAGGGAATTCATTTCTGATTTGCGCCAAATCCCGCTTTGGTTAGGAAGTTTATATAAAGGAGCAGCGACGAGCATGTTTTTATGTCTTGTGACAATCGGGTACCGTTCTCTGTTTGGAGGGACTGGCTTTTTCGTTACCGTCATTATTTCATTGTTCATTATGGTGATAGGCATTGCACTGGAGAAAAAATTTCTCGCTCTGTCATCGAAACATCGCGTGTTGCTTGCCACCGCGCTGTGCACGTTTTCCGGCATTTTATCTATTGTCCTTGCCCAAACGTTCCACCGCATTCCATTGTCCTCTGACATTTCTCTTGCATACTTGTCCGTTCAGCCAATATGTATGCTCATTACTTGTTCGTTAAAAGAAATGATATATAAAAACATAGCGTTGCGGAAACGAATCATTCGCGCAGAAAAGATGGAAGCGGTAAGCCACTTGGCTGCATCCATTTCCCACGAAATACGGAATCCGCTCACCGCCGCGCGCGGCTTTATGCAATTGTTGGAGCAGCACCACCTTTCTCCCGAAAAACGAAAGCAATATGTGCGAATCGCGATTGAAGAGCTGGACAGAGCTGAAGCGATCATTACCGATTATTTAACATTTGCGAAACCGGCTCCAGAATCGATCGAAAAACTGAATGTCAAAACGGAAATTGAACGTGTTATCGACCTATTGCGCCCGCTTGCCAACATGAACAGCGTTGAAGTGAAAACAACGTTAGCTCCATTTACGATCATCGGAGAGCGTGAAAAATTCCGCCAATGTTTGCTTAATATTATGAAAAATGCCATCGAAGCAATGCCAAACGGCGGTGTGCTGCAAATTTACGTCTCCATCGAAAAACAGCATGTGCTCATTCGCATTACCGATACGGGAATCGGCATGACAAAGGAACAAATCGAACGTCTTGGTGAACCATATTTTACTACAAAGGGCATTAAAGGCACCGGCCTTGGAATGATGGTCGTATATCGCATTATCGAATCGATGAATGGCACGATTCATATTAAAAGTGAAATACATAAAGGAACGGAAGTATCAATTTATCTTCCGCTTTCATCTAATCTTCACGATTTGACAAATGAGGAAAAAAAATTATTTATGGCACTGTAA
- a CDS encoding uroporphyrinogen-III synthase, with translation MRGKRIVLCASRKLEEMTTLIEKQGGIALVRPAQGTVFSREGELEDEIRGVIAMRPDWLIFTTGIGVEALLQAAERGGIKEEWVKTIQQANVAARGYKTVAALKKIGISPIAVSDDGTTKGLIRSLKEHSFAEKKVVVQLYGDTAPTLKQFLAENGAAYIELLPYRHVAPDREVLEKLYEEVIQREVDAVCFTAAIQVRFLFSFVKEHKDIELFRRAFNEEVIACAVGKVTAEALQEEGITRVVAPELERMGAMIVTLSQYFEHQLQK, from the coding sequence ATGCGTGGAAAGCGGATCGTCTTATGTGCGTCAAGAAAACTGGAGGAAATGACGACACTGATTGAAAAACAAGGAGGAATTGCACTTGTGCGCCCGGCGCAAGGAACGGTATTTTCCAGAGAAGGAGAACTGGAAGACGAAATTCGCGGCGTGATCGCAATGCGCCCGGACTGGCTTATTTTCACAACCGGTATAGGAGTGGAAGCATTGCTTCAGGCGGCAGAACGAGGCGGGATAAAAGAGGAGTGGGTGAAAACGATCCAGCAGGCGAACGTAGCGGCCCGTGGCTACAAAACGGTTGCGGCGTTAAAAAAGATAGGCATTTCTCCTATTGCTGTCAGCGATGATGGTACAACAAAAGGGCTGATTCGCTCGCTCAAGGAGCATTCCTTTGCGGAAAAGAAAGTAGTTGTCCAATTATATGGGGATACGGCTCCAACATTGAAGCAATTCCTTGCAGAAAACGGCGCGGCATATATTGAGCTGCTTCCGTACCGCCATGTCGCTCCTGATAGGGAAGTGCTCGAAAAACTGTATGAGGAAGTCATTCAGCGGGAAGTGGATGCCGTTTGTTTTACAGCGGCAATCCAAGTTCGCTTTTTATTTTCATTTGTAAAGGAACACAAGGATATTGAATTGTTCCGGCGGGCATTCAATGAGGAAGTGATCGCGTGCGCAGTCGGAAAAGTAACGGCGGAAGCGCTCCAAGAGGAAGGGATAACCCGCGTTGTTGCTCCGGAACTGGAGCGGATGGGGGCAATGATTGTGACGTTATCGCAATATTTCGAACACCAGTTGCAGAAATAA
- a CDS encoding hemerythrin domain-containing protein has product MHSFCCHMGGQEEGELCAGLQRLKQEHGPLREQKQRLFERAQAIAGAKEEKNWREWLLALRESVQVFVNELDPHSEREEGVLFPMMEQYIGRTSGPIAVMEYEHEQAKQRLASFLAETAELPETVDRDRAAALANVVIDAYHILAEHFMKEENVLFPMAERLLSAEEKEELAEKISQI; this is encoded by the coding sequence ATGCATTCATTTTGCTGCCATATGGGTGGACAGGAAGAAGGGGAGCTGTGCGCAGGGTTGCAGCGTTTAAAACAAGAACACGGACCGTTGCGTGAACAAAAACAACGCCTGTTTGAACGGGCACAAGCAATTGCCGGCGCTAAGGAAGAGAAAAATTGGCGGGAATGGTTGCTTGCGTTGCGGGAAAGTGTACAGGTATTTGTGAATGAACTTGATCCGCACTCCGAGCGGGAAGAAGGGGTGCTGTTTCCAATGATGGAGCAATATATCGGAAGAACATCCGGCCCGATTGCCGTTATGGAGTATGAACATGAGCAAGCGAAACAGCGGCTTGCTTCCTTTTTAGCGGAAACGGCAGAGCTTCCGGAAACGGTCGACCGCGACAGGGCGGCGGCGCTCGCCAATGTGGTGATCGACGCTTATCATATTTTAGCGGAACACTTCATGAAAGAAGAAAATGTGTTGTTTCCGATGGCCGAACGCCTCCTGTCTGCCGAAGAAAAAGAAGAATTGGCAGAAAAAATAAGCCAAATATAA